A single region of the Plutella xylostella chromosome 26, ilPluXylo3.1, whole genome shotgun sequence genome encodes:
- the LOC105388731 gene encoding 4-hydroxybutyrate coenzyme A transferase, which produces MSVFGVVAPQLSSRYFGKFSAALYSSKSRRTYFTYTQELSQPLDRQPQYVTAKQAFETCLKSNQTVYSQGAAATPTQLLNAMTEVGKERSLQNIKVVHMHTELAAPYTNPECEGIFRSCSLFMGGNVRQAVAEGRSDAIPIFLQDIPKLFHRKIIQPDIAVIQVSPPDQHGYCSLGTSVDCVRSALVNSKTIIAQVNKNMPRTFGDAIIHVSHVDYAVKDDTHLPDHGGKPPSAAEQKIGQLIGENLVVDGATLQMGIGNIPDAVLRSLTNHKDLGIHSEMFSVGVIDLVRRGCVTNNRKKTHKGRIVGSFLVGNKDLYDFVDNNPFIEMLEIDYVNNTHIVSLLPDMTAINSCIEVDLTGQVCSDSIGTRMYSGFGGQVDFIRGAAEAVDGRGKPIIALVSTTKRNESKIVPTLKVGAGVVTTRAHAHYIVTEQGIAYLFGKTLRQRAYELIKIAHPDHREALEKAAFERLKCMPAP; this is translated from the exons ATGTCGGTGTTCGGGGTGGTCGCCCCTCAGCTGTCGAGTCGGTATTTTGGTAAATTTAGTGCCGCGTTGTACAGTTCGAAGTCGAGGAGGACCTATTTCACGTACACCCAGGAGTTATCGCAGCCCCTGGACAGGCAGCCTCAGTATGTGACCGCCAAGCAAGCCTTCGAGACATGCCTGAAGTCAA ACCAGACAGTCTACTCGCAAGGCGCGGCGGCGACGCCCACGCAACTCCTCAACGCTATGACGGAAGTCGGCAAGGAGCGCAGTCTTCAGAACATCAAGGTGGTCCACATGCATACCGAGCTGGCCGCCCCGTATACCAACCCTGAGTGCGAGGGCATCTTCAG GTCCTGTTCTCTGTTCATGGGCGGCAACGTGCGGCAGGCGGTGGCGGAGGGGCGCTCGGACGCCATCCCCATCTTCCTGCAGGACATCCCCAAGCTGTTCCACCGCAAGATCATCCAGCCCGACATTGCCGTCATCCAG GTGTCTCCCCCGGACCAGCACGGCTACTGCAGTCTCGGCACCTCCGTGGACTGCGTGCGATCCGCGCTCGTCAACTCCAAGACTATCATAG CGCAAGTGAACAAGAACATGCCACGAACCTTCGGCGACGCAATAATCCACGTGTCGCACGTTGACTACGCGGTGAAGGACGACACACACCTGCCCGACCACGGAGGCAAGCCACCAAGTGCTGCCGAGCAGAAGATCGGACAACTGATTGGGGAAAATTTGGTTGTAGATGGCGCCACTCTGCAGATGG GTATCGGCAACATCCCAGACGCAGTCCTGCGTTCCCTCACCAACCACAAGGACCTCGGCATCCACTCGGAGATGTTCAGCGTGGGGGTCATCGACCTGGTGCGCCGCGGCTGCGTCACCAACAACAg GAAGAAGACCCACAAGGGCCGCATCGTGGGCAGTTTCCTCGTCGGCAACAAGGATCTGTACGACTTTGTCGACAACAACCCCTTCATTG AAATGCTGGAGATCGACTACGTGAACAACACGCACATCGTGTCGCTGCTGCCCGACATGACCGCCATCAACTCGTGCATCGAGGTGGACCTCACCGGCCAGGTGTGCTCCGACTCCATCG GCACCCGCATGTACTCCGGCTTCGGTGGCCAGGTAGACTTCATCCGAGGAGCGGCCGAGGCGGTGGACGGCCGCGGGAAGCCCATCATCGCACTGGTGTCGACTACCAAGCGGAACGAGAGCAAGATCGTGCCTACGCTTAAAGTTG GTGCCGGTGTGGTGACAACTCGTGCGCACGCTCACTACATAGTGACTGAACAAGGCATCGCTTACTTGTTCGGGAAGACGCTCAGACAACGCGCTTACGAGCTGATCAAAATCGCCCATCCCGATCATCGCGAAGCGTTGGAGAAAGCGGCTTTCGAACGCCTCAAGTGCATGCCCGCtccttaa